One genomic window of Mesorhizobium sp. CAU 1732 includes the following:
- a CDS encoding N-acetyltransferase: MSTADVAYAPETAAHDLEIEDINAEAFGPGRFARAAYKIREGGPHRRDLSFVAIVDGKVIASVRMTEVAAGEGRALLLGPLAVRPAYKNLGIGKRLVAIALDAARKDGCRLVLLVGDAPYYAPLGFSKVVPFGQVVMPRPVDPRRLLAAELQAGSLDSFAGNVVHADVVAGNRSVEPRRDVA, translated from the coding sequence ATGAGCACCGCCGACGTGGCCTACGCGCCCGAGACTGCCGCGCACGACCTTGAAATCGAAGACATCAACGCCGAAGCCTTCGGGCCGGGCCGGTTTGCACGCGCGGCCTACAAGATCCGCGAGGGCGGACCGCATCGCCGGGACCTGTCGTTCGTCGCCATCGTAGACGGCAAGGTCATCGCCTCCGTCCGCATGACGGAGGTCGCTGCTGGCGAGGGCAGGGCGCTTCTGCTGGGCCCGCTCGCCGTGCGACCCGCATACAAGAACCTTGGGATCGGAAAGCGCCTCGTGGCCATCGCGCTCGATGCCGCCCGCAAGGATGGCTGCAGGCTCGTTCTGCTCGTCGGCGATGCGCCCTATTATGCCCCGCTCGGCTTTTCGAAGGTCGTGCCGTTCGGCCAGGTGGTGATGCCGCGCCCGGTCGACCCCAGGCGGCTCTTGGCGGCCGAACTTCAAGCCGGTTCGCTGGATAGCTTTGCTGGCAATGTGGTGCATGCCGATGTAGTTGCCGGCAATCGGAGCGTGGAACCCAGGCGCGACGT
- a CDS encoding glutathione S-transferase family protein: MGLLVDGIWKNEWYDTSKSGGKFVRSQSQFRDWITRDGTPAEGRERGFKAEPGRYHLYVSLACPWAHRTLIVRKLKKLEDVISVDVVHHFMGENGWTFVKEDGATGDTLYDSAFLHQIYTRADPTYSGRVTVPVLWDKKEQTIVSNESAEIIRMLNSAFDEWGDASVDLWPSHLRSDIDAINDRIYPSINNGVYRAGFATKQGAYEEAFDELFDAMDEMERRLSRSRYLVGDRMTEADWRFFTTLIRFDAVYYAHFKCNLRRVADYPNLSNYLRDLYQVPGVAETVNMLHIKAHYYASHETVNPTRIIPKGPELDFTSAHDRDRFKKAA, encoded by the coding sequence ATGGGCCTTCTGGTCGACGGCATCTGGAAGAACGAATGGTACGACACCTCCAAGAGCGGCGGGAAGTTCGTTCGCTCGCAGTCGCAGTTTCGTGACTGGATCACCAGGGACGGAACACCGGCCGAGGGGCGCGAGCGCGGCTTCAAGGCGGAGCCGGGCCGTTACCACCTCTATGTTTCGCTTGCCTGTCCGTGGGCCCACCGCACACTGATCGTCCGCAAGCTCAAGAAGCTCGAGGACGTCATCTCGGTCGATGTCGTGCACCATTTCATGGGCGAAAACGGCTGGACGTTCGTGAAGGAAGACGGCGCGACGGGCGATACTCTGTACGACAGCGCGTTCCTGCACCAGATATACACGCGGGCCGATCCGACCTATTCCGGCCGTGTGACCGTGCCCGTCCTGTGGGACAAGAAGGAGCAGACGATCGTCTCGAACGAGTCCGCCGAGATCATCCGCATGCTGAACTCGGCCTTCGACGAATGGGGTGATGCGTCCGTCGATCTTTGGCCTTCACACCTTAGAAGCGACATCGACGCGATCAACGACCGCATCTATCCGTCGATCAACAACGGCGTCTATCGCGCCGGCTTTGCCACCAAGCAAGGTGCGTACGAGGAGGCATTCGACGAGCTTTTCGATGCGATGGACGAGATGGAACGCCGCCTTTCCCGGAGCCGCTACCTTGTCGGAGATCGCATGACGGAGGCCGACTGGCGGTTCTTTACCACCTTGATCCGCTTCGACGCGGTCTATTACGCGCACTTCAAGTGCAATCTGCGCCGTGTCGCCGATTATCCCAACCTGTCGAACTACCTGCGCGATCTCTATCAGGTGCCGGGTGTCGCGGAGACGGTCAACATGCTGCACATCAAGGCGCACTACTACGCCAGCCATGAGACCGTGAACCCGACGCGCATCATTCCAAAGGGTCCGGAACTCGACTTCACGTCGGCGCATGATCGCGACAGGTTCAAGAAGGCAGCCTGA
- a CDS encoding NUDIX domain-containing protein, producing the protein MSDDLPHFMREPLWRRLRTRLFHLWFVLRRPMTFGVRGVVYDEAANAVFLIRHTYVPGWQLPGGGVEAGETAYEALARELEEEGNIVLDGTPALLKSLHFNRNVSRRDHVALYLVKSYRQTSPKTPDMEIAEAGFFSLDSLPDETSPATRRRLAEIFEGKPADAYW; encoded by the coding sequence ATGAGCGACGATCTGCCTCACTTCATGCGCGAGCCGCTGTGGCGCCGATTGCGCACCAGGCTCTTTCATCTTTGGTTCGTGCTGCGCCGTCCGATGACGTTTGGCGTGCGCGGCGTGGTCTATGACGAAGCTGCGAACGCGGTCTTTCTCATCCGCCATACCTACGTGCCGGGATGGCAGTTGCCCGGCGGCGGCGTGGAGGCTGGTGAAACGGCGTATGAGGCGCTGGCGCGCGAACTCGAGGAAGAGGGCAACATCGTCCTCGACGGCACGCCGGCGCTGCTCAAATCACTGCATTTCAACCGCAATGTCAGCCGGCGAGACCATGTCGCGCTCTATCTGGTCAAATCCTATCGCCAGACCTCGCCGAAGACACCGGACATGGAGATCGCGGAGGCGGGTTTCTTCAGTCTCGATTCCCTGCCGGACGAGACCAGCCCGGCGACGCGCCGGCGGCTTGCCGAAATCTTCGAAGGCAAGCCGGCCGACGCCTACTGGTAG